The following coding sequences lie in one Stegostoma tigrinum isolate sSteTig4 chromosome 31, sSteTig4.hap1, whole genome shotgun sequence genomic window:
- the ezh1 gene encoding histone-lysine N-methyltransferase EZH1 isoform X2, which produces MAVSSPPLSQRGRGGWYFPHCPQAWHDADWHDLVSRLRMESEPSQNKQLANLSMEWRKRVKSEYMRLRQLKRFRRADEVKDMFICNRNKIRSRTEVLNEDWKKLKIQPIAGSAVGATSYGKWKCTVESLFLSFKSQTVIQKMLSPVAMSPVMYSWSPLQQNFMVEDETVLHNIPYMGDEVLEQDGVFIEELINNYDGKVHGDRECDFISDEIFTALVRALIRESDDEVKPTTPCRTNSRRNMKQGRDESQCGDQNADDGTEERSNRRLPPDKIFKAIAMMFPDRGSSKDLREKYWELTKLCDPSAAPPECTPNIDGPNAKSVQRQQSLHSFHTLFCRRCFKYDCFLHPFHATPNMYKRKNKEIMVETTPCGKDCFMFLDGAKEFSASLSTIQNKTRSKRSTGRRRKHHHSNQNQPNVAPITASEMKDGDSDRECSGENSQSFSDLSEGSSRSQTPVKLKPMSGPDDVCETPSPSKTPRITETPGPTETLRMSESPELSENSGMGEIPGMSEIPGLSETPGMSEIPGMNETPGMSETPRMSESSGLSDSPGMSEIPGISETPGMRESPEQDVYNAIPQAVAWDSAEESLFRVLHGTYFNNFCGIARLIKTKTCRQVYEFAVKESSIIHKVPMDQHVLSPPKKKRKHRLWAAHCRRMQLKKDNSSNQVYNYQPCDHPERPCDVTCPCVTAQNFCEKFCQCSPECQNRFPGCRCKTQCNTKQCPCYLAVRECDPDLCQTCGAAEHWGSRNVSCKNCSIQRGLKKHLLIAPSDVAGWGTFIKESVQKNEFISEYCGEIISQDEADRRGKVYDKYMSSFLFNLNNVVMVNGDHRIGIFAKRMIHTGEELFFDYRYSQADALKYVGIERKMEML; this is translated from the exons ATGGCTGTGagttctccccccctctcccaaAGGGGTAGGGGTGGTTGGTATTTCCCACACTGCCCCCAGGCCTGGCATGATGCTGATTGGCATGATCTGGTTTCCAGGCTGAGGATGGAATCTGAACCCTCTCAGAATAAACAGTTGGCGAATCTGTCGATGGAGTGGCGGAAACGAGTCAAGTCCGAGTACATGCGTCTGCGCCAACTCAAACGTTTCCGGAGAGCAGATGAAGTGAAG GATATGTTTATCTGTAACCGCAACAAGATCAGGAGCCGAACTGAGGTTCTGAATGAAGACTGGAAGAAGCTGAAGATCCAGCCAATTGCTGGCAGCGCAGTGGGAGCTACAAGCTATGGCAAATGGAAG TGCACAGTTGAGAGTTTATTCCTGAGTTTCAAGAGTCAGACGGTCATACAGAAGATGCTGAGCCCAGTGGCCATGAGCCCAGTTATGTATTCCTGGTCTCCTCTCCAACAGAATTTCATG GTGGAGGATGAGACTGTCTTGCATAATATCCCTTATATGGGAGACGAGGTCCTTGAGCAGGATGGTGTTTTTATTGAGGAACTGATCAATAATTATGACGGGAAAGTGCACGGAGACAGAG AGTGTGATTTTATCAGCGATGAGATCTTTACTGCACTTGTCCGTGCTCTCATTCGGGAGTCAGATGATGAAGTTAAGCCGACAACTCCCTGTCGTACCAACAGCCGACGGAATATGAAACAAGGACGGGATGAATCACAGTGCGGCGATCAGAATGCTGACGATG GGACTGAAGAGAGGTCCAACAGAAGGCTCCCTCCTGACAAGATCTTCAAAGCCATTGCCATGATGTTTCCAGACAGGGGCTCTTCAAAGGACCTGAGAGAGAA GTACTGGGAGCTGACAAAACTCTGTGATCCCTCAGCAGCCCCTCCAGAGTGCACTCCGAACATTGATGGACCTAATGCTAAGTCTGTGCAGCGCCAACAATCTCTGCATTCCTTCCACACCCTTTTCTGCAGACGCTGCTTCAAGTATGACTGCTTCCTGCACC CTTTTCATGCGACACCAAATATGTACAAAAGGAAAAATAAGGAGATAATGGTGGAAACAACACCTTGTGGAAAGGACTGCTTCATGTTTCTG GATGGAGCCAAGGagttttctgcctctctctccaccattcaaaacaaaacacgaTCAAAACGGAGCACAGGACGGCGCAGAAAGCATCACCATAGTAACCAGAACCAGCCCAATGTGGCACCCATCACAGCCAGTGAGATGAAAGATGGCGACAGTGACAGGGAATGCAGTGGTGAAAACTCCCAGAGCTTCTCAG ATTTGTCGGAGGGGAGTTCCCGGAGTCAAACACCCGTCAAACTGAAGCCAATGTCTGGACCAGATGATGTCTGTGAGACCCCCAGTCCGAGCAAGACCCCCAGGATAACTGAGACTCCTGGACCGACTGAGACCCTCAGAATGAGCGAGAGCCCTGAATTGAGTGAGAACTCTGGGATGGGCGAGATTCCTGGGATGAGCGAGATTCCCGGGTTGAGTGAGACCCCTGGGATGAGCGAGATTCCTGGGATGAACGAGACCCCTGGAATGAGCGAGACTCCCAGGATGAGTGAGAGCTCTGGCTTGAGCGACAGCCCCGGGATGAGTGAAATTCCTGGAATAAGCGAGACTCCTGGGATGAGAGAGAGCCCCGAACAGGATGTATACAATGCAATTCCGCAGGCTGTAGCTTGGGACAGTGCTGAGGAATCGTTGTTCCGTGTGTTACATGGAACCTATTTCAACAATTTCTGTGGAATTGCCAGATTGATAAAAACCAAGACCTGCAGGCAG GTGTATGAGTTTGCAGTGAAGGAATCTTCTATCATTCACAAGGTGCCCATGGACCAACATGTTCTGTCTCCgccaaagaaaaagagaaagcacAG ATTGTGGGCAGCACATTGCAGGAGGATGCAGCTGAAGAAAG ACAATTCGTCCAATCAGGTTTACAATTACCAGCCATGTGACCACCCCGAGCGGCCCTGTGATGTCACATGCCCCTGTGTCACAGCCCAGAACTTCTGTGAGAAATTCTGCCAGTGCAGCCCAGAGT GTCAGAACCGTTTTCCTGGTTGTCGCTGTAAGACCCAGTGTAACACCAAGCAGTGCCCATGTTACCTGGCAGTGCGTGAGTGTGACCCTGATCTGTGCCAGACGTGTGGTGCAGCTGAGCACTGGGGCAGCAGAAATGTCTCATGCAAGAACTGCAGCATCCAGCGTGGCCTGAAGAAG CACCTGCTGATTGCTCCCTCAGACGTTGCAGGATGGGGAACCTTCATTAAGGAGTCCGTCCAGAAAAATGAGTTCATCTCTGAATATTGTGGAGAG